In Carya illinoinensis cultivar Pawnee chromosome 7, C.illinoinensisPawnee_v1, whole genome shotgun sequence, the following are encoded in one genomic region:
- the LOC122316573 gene encoding mitochondrial outer membrane import complex protein METAXIN-like, whose protein sequence is MDEGVDNERQEYTLVVRKSYFGLPTACPSCLPVYIYLKFAQLPFRLDFNSTYPDSDQIPYIESGDYVAYNNENGGVIESLKKNGIVDLDSEFYSVPEWLSTKAMVISWIEDALMYELWVGSDCTPAKKIYYSNLPWPIGKVLFLKQVYSVKQRLGITKDNAEQKEEEIYKRANIAYSALSTRLGEQNFLFENRPTSVDAVFLAHALLTLQALPETSVLRSKLLEHANLLKYAEKLKIEFIEAGSSSSSIPYFQSDPPSSTSRRGPPNWSSKPRSKPKRQKTKEEKTFRRRAKYFLATQVVAVILFLSLVTRSDDEVELDEDEGYGYDD, encoded by the exons ATGGATGAGGGAGTAGATAATGAGAGACAAGAGTACACTCTGGTGGTAAGGAAGTCCTATTTTGGTCTCCCCACCGCATGTCCTTCATGCCTCCCTGTTTACATCTATCTGAAGTTTGCTCAGCTCCCTTTCCGTTTGGATTTCAACTCTACCTACCCCGATTCTG ATCAAATTCCTTATATTGAGTCTGGTGATTACGTGGCCTACAATAATGAGAATGGTGGGGtgattgaaagtttaaaaaagaatgGCATTGTTGATTTGGATTCTGAGTTCTACTCAGTCCCAGAATGGTTATCAACAAAAGCGATGGTTATTTCTTGGATTGAAGATGCACTTATGTATGAACTCTGGGTGGGTTCTGATTGTACTCCTGCCAAGAAGATCTACTATTCGAATCTTCCATGGCCAATAGGAAAGGTTCTTTTCTTAAAGCAAGTTTACTCAGTCAAGCAACGACTTGGAATAACTAAGGACAATGCCGAGCAAAAGGAAGAAGAG ATTTACAAGAGAGCCAACATTGCATATTCTGCCCTGTCAACTAGGTTAGGGGAGCAGAACTTTCTCTTCGAGAACAG GCCAACTAGTGTTGATGCAGTTTTTCTCGCGCATGCCCTTTTGACTCTACAAGCATTACCT GAAACGTCAGTGCTGCGGAGCAAACTTTTAGAGCATGCTAATCTACTAAAGTATGCTGAAAAGCTTAAGATAGAGTTTATAGAGGCAggttcttcgtcttcttctatTCCATATTTTCAGTCAGACCCACCATCATCAACTTCAAGAAGGGGTCCTCCGAACTGGA GTTCAAAGCCTAGGAGCAAACCCAAGAGGCAAAAGACAAAGGAGGAGAAAACTTTTAGGAGAAGGGCCAAATATTTTTTGGCAACACAGGTTGTTGCAGTTATACTCTTTCTCTCTTTGGTTACTAGATCTGATGATGAAGTGGAGCTTGACGAAGATGAGGGCTATGGTTATGATGACTAA
- the LOC122316569 gene encoding GDSL esterase/lipase At1g29670-like isoform X1 gives MACSRKISSWKLLIVFFLASNSQHDLYYADAKPQVPCFFIFGDSIADNGNNNNLNTTIKVKYLPYGIDFPGGVTGRFTNGRTPMDFLAESMGFDHYIPPFATASGPEILEGVNYASGGAGIRNETGQFAGDRISMDRQLENHKTTVSRIVKMLGNRESAMDYLSKCIYAVAIGSNDYFNNYFIPVVYPTHFRFTPSQYATVLRRQFSQQLKTLHKYGARKVAVHGLDMPRCTLFRLSICAINEASCMAYITNAITLWNDELKPMVAGLSRSLPDANFIFINFTGITTSIVNSQGFNEDINFPCCQVYGAGNIIPLNCKSNGNVCSNRSQYAFFDAVHPTEALYELQTRRTYRAQSPTDSYPFDIEHLVQL, from the exons ATGGCGTGCTCACGCAAGATATCATCATGGAAGCTGCTGATTGTTTTCTTCCTGGCATCAAACTCGCAACATGATTTATATTATGCCGACGCAAAGCCACAAGTACCATGTTTCTTCATATTTGGGGACTCCATAGCTGATAATGGGAATAACAACAACCTCAATACAACTATAAAAGTCAAGTATCTACCTTATGGGATTGATTTCCCTGGGGGGGTGACGGGAAGATTTACCAATGGTCGTACTCCGATGGATTTTCTTG CTGAGTCTATGGGTTTTGACCACTACATCCCACCATTCGCCACAGCCAGCGGTCCGGAAATACTTGAAGGCGTCAATTATGCATCTGGTGGAGCGGGGATCCGAAATGAAACGGGACAATTTGCG GGAGATCGGATAAGCATGGATAGACAGTTGGAAAATCACAAAACTACAGTGTCCCGCATCGTCAAAATGTTGGGAAATCGAGAATCAGCCATGGATTACCTAAGCAAATGCATATATGCTGTTGCAATAGGCAGCAACGACTACTTCAATAACTACTTCATTCCAGTTGTCTACCCTACTCATTTCCGATTTACCCCATCTCAATATGCCACAGTTCTCCGTCGACAATTTTCTCAGCAATTAAAG ACCTTGCACAAGTACGGGGCAAGGAAAGTAGCCGTTCATGGACTGGATATGCCACGTTGTACTTTGTTCAGACTGTCTATTTGTGCGATTAATGAGGCTTCATGCATGGCCTATATCACCAATGCAATCACACTTTGGAACGATGAGCTTAAACCAATGGTGGCCGGCCTCAGTCGCAGTCTACCCGATGCTAATTTTATCTTCATAAACTTTACTGGAATTACGACAAGCATCGTTAATTCTCAAG gTTTCAATGAGGATATAAATTTTCCTTGCTGTCAAGTGTATGGAGCCGGTAATATTATCCCTTTGAATTGCAAAAGCAATGGGAATGTGTGCAGTAACAGGAGCCAATATGCATTCTTTGATGCCGTCCATCCTACTGAGGCCCTTTACGAGTTGCAAACGAGAAGAACATACAGAGCTCAGTCTCCAACCGATTCTTATCCATTCGATATTGAACACCTTGTCCAGCTTTAA
- the LOC122316571 gene encoding pumilio homolog 6, chloroplastic-like, whose protein sequence is MATESPIRMSETSGKWPSHQEAATFAAEELGLLLKGHKFHGRGRDVVPNRSGSAPPSMEGSFLSMDNILSQQAINSNASLASLNSAMQNYESEEQLRADPAYLSYYLSNINLNPRLPLPLISSENRRVVRHIGSFGNNWPLTSVDDSSNGSLHRSRGTLSTQYEESEDDQSPQKPPDDWVDETGGFWSGQEVTSSSFQHRHVVDSVQEDSPHIQSSEYSHSNLLSHGVAEEAFDHDADSRSLCDPIISTSNGVTSTFGTDDRRTLSSSDPLGGPVSSSSSHDLTGNRDVNDLGVTTIESDLKALNISNLPSSENRKNQEHWQRSSQNNLLLHQVQQQSNLSQFQTAKSQVISQGANCTYVGVDRFVHNTSKFTAEVQPVLQSSGFTPPFATAAAYMTSANPLYPNLQAPGLYSQQYVGGYALNPSIVPPYIAGYPPHGSVPVVVDGTAGPSYTAQTSGVSTGGNIAHGADMQHLNKFYGQLGFPLQPSFGDPVYMQYHHPPYGDVYGISGQFDPLVSRGGVDIGGQARALDSQKGPNVAVYLDDHKFHQTNGGLNNMNPRRGGPMSSNYYGSPLNMGFLMQYPNSPLASPVLPGSPVGGTGVPGGRNEMRFALSSGRNAGLYPGWQGPRGFESFDDSKIYNFLEELKSGKGRRFELSDIVGHIVEFSADQHGSRFIQQKLENCSVEEKVSVFKEVLPQASKLMTDVFGNYVIQKFFEYGSPEQRKELAYQLTGQVLPLSLQMYGCRVIQKALDVIDIEQKAHLVRELDGHVMRCVRDQNGNHVIQKCIESIPTGKIEFIISAFRGEVTTLSMHPYGCRVIQRVLEHCTDELQCQFIVDEILESVCTLAQDQYGNYVTQHVLERGKPHERSKIISKLSGHVVQLSQHKFASNVVEKCLEYGGSAERELLIGEIFGHNEGTDNLLTMMKDQFANYVVQKILEICSDNQRAMLLGRVRVHAHALKKYTYGKHIVARFEQLFGEENPTTGS, encoded by the exons ATGGCCACGGAAAGTCCTATTAGAATGTCAGAAACTAGTGGAAAATGGCCCTCCCATCAGGAGGCTGCAACATTTGCGGCAGAGGAATTGGGATTGCTTCTGAAGGGCCATAAATTTCATGGCAGGGGGAGGGATGTGGTCCCTAACCGAAGTGGAAGTGCACCCCCAAGCATGGAAGGCTCGTTCTTGTCCATGGATAACATTTTGTCTCAGCAGGCTATTAACTCAAATGCAAGCTTGGCCAGTCTAAACAGTGCTATGCAGAACTACGAGTCTGAGGAACAGCTGAGAGCCGATCCAGCTTATTTGTCTTATTATTTATCCAATATCAACCTAAACCCTAGGCTTCCTCTCCCACTTATCTCATCCGAGAATCGCCGAGTAGTACGCCATATTGGTAGTTTTGGCAACAACTGGCCATTGACTTCTGTGGATGATAGCAGCAATGGTTCTTTGCATAGGTCTCGTGGAACCCTTTCTACGCAATATGAAGAGTCTGAAGATGATCAGTCACCCCAAAAGCCTCCTGATGATTGGGTAGATGAAACGGGTGGGTTTTGGTCTGGGCAGGAGGTGACTTCATCATCATTTCAACACAGACATGTGGTGGATTCAGTACAG GAAGATTCTCCCCACATTCAATCATCTGAATATAGTCATTCTAACTTGTTAAGCCATGGAGTGGCAGAGGAAGCATTTGATCACGATGCTGACTCCCGTTCCTTGTGTGATCCCATTATTAGCACATCAAATGGTGTCACATCCACCTTTGGTACAGATGATAGAAGGACACTGTCAAGTTCTGATCCTTTGGGTGGCCCTGTTTCTAGCTCGTCTTCTCATGATCTTACAGGAAATAGGGATGTAAATGATTTGGGCGTTACCACCATTGAATCTGATTTGAAGGCTCTTAATATATCTAATCTTCCAAGTTCAGAAAATCGAAAAAATCAAGAACATTGGCAACGTAGCAGTCAGAATAATTTGTTGCTACATCAGGTACAACAACAAAGCAATTTATCTCAATTTCAAACTGCCAAGTCTCAAGTGATATCTCAAGGTGCAAACTGCACATATGTTGGTGTGGATCGGTTTGTCCATAATACCAGCAAGTTTACGGCAGAGGTACAACCGGTACTACAGTCATCTGGGTTcactccaccgtttgcaactgCTGCAGCCTACATGACTTCAGCAAATCCTTTATACCCTAATTTGCAGGCCCCAGGCTTATATTCCCAACAATATGTAGGTGGATATGCTTTGAATCCCTCAATTGTTCCTCCATATATTGCTGGGTACCCTCCCCATGGTTCTGTTCCTGTTGTTGTTGATGGAACTGCTGGTCCAAGCTATACGGCCCAAACTTCTGGGGTTTCAACTGGGGGAAACATAGCTCACGGAGCTGATATGCAGCACTTAAATAAGTTCTACGGGCAGCTTGGTTTTCCACTACAACCTTCTTTTGGCGATCCTGTATATATGCAATATCATCATCCACCTTATGGTGACGTATATGGTATTTCTGGTCAATTTGATCCATTGGTTTCTAGAGGTGGTGTTGATATTGGGGGCCAGGCTAGAGCTCTTGATTCGCAGAAGGGACCCAACGTTGCTGTTTATTTGGATGACCACAAATTCCATCAGACAAATGGAGGGCTGAATAACATGAACCCAAGAAGAGGGGGGCCTATGAGTTCTAATTATTATGGAAGCCCACTAAACATGGGTTTTCTGATGCAGTACCCGAACTCACCACTTGCTAGTCCAGTTTTACCAGGGTCACCTGTTGGTGGGACTGGTGTTCCTGGGGgcagaaatgaaatgagatttgCTCTAAGCTCTGGTAGAAATGCTGGTCTATATCCAGGATGGCAAGGTCCAAGAGGGTTTGAGAGTTTTGATGactctaaaatatataattttcttgaaGAGTTGAAATCAGGCAAAGGTCGCAGATTTGAGCTGTCTGATATTGTAGGACATATTGTTGAATTCAG TGCTGATCAACATGGGAGTCGGTTTATTCAGCAGAAGTTGGAAAATTGTAGTGTTGAAGAGAAGGTGTCTGTATTTAAAGAAGTTCTTCCTCAGGCTTCCAAACTAATGACTGATGTTTTTGGCAACTATGTTATTCAGAAG TTTTTTGAGTATGGAAGCCCCGAGCAGAGGAAGGAACTTGCTTATCAACTCACAGGTCAGGTTTTGCCTTTAAGCCTGCAGATGTATGGCTGTCGTGTAATTCAAAAG GCACTTGATGTCATTGATATTGAACAGAAAGCACACCTTGTTCGAGAGCTGGATGGTCATGTCATGCGGTGTGTTCGTGATCAAAATGGAAATCATGTAATACAAAAGTGCATCGAGAGCATTCCAACTGGGAAAATTGAGTTTATCATATCTGCTTTTCGTGGCGAAGTTACGACACTTTCTATGCATCCTTATGGTTGCCGTGTCATACAG AGAGTTCTAGAGCATTGTACAGATGAGCTTCAATGTCAGTTTATAGTTGATGAAATCTTGGAGTCTGTTTGTACTCTTGCTCAGGATCAGTATGGAAATTATGTTACCCAG CATGTACTGGAGAGGGGAAAGCCTCATGAAAGGAGTAAGATTATAAGCAAGCTGTCGGGACATGTTGTACAACTTAGCCAGCATAAATTTGCTTCAAATGTTGTCGAGAAATGCTTGGAGTATGGTGGCTCTGCTGAGCGGGAACTATTAATTGGAGAGATTTTCGGTCATAATGAAGGAACTGATAATTTATTG ACAATGATGAAGGACCAATTTGCAAATTACGTGGTTCAGAAGATTCTTGAAATATGTTCTGATAATCAGCGGGCAATGTTGCTTGGTCGTGTAAGAGTTCATGCTCATGCTTTGAAGAAATACACTTATGGAAAACACATTGTTGCTCGATTTGAACAGCTATTTGGAGAAG AAAATCCTACAACTGGATCCTGA
- the LOC122316569 gene encoding GDSL esterase/lipase At1g29670-like isoform X2 gives MACSRKISSWKLLIVFFLASNSQHDLYYADAKPQVPCFFIFGDSIADNGNNNNLNTTIKVKYLPYGIDFPGGVTGRFTNAESMGFDHYIPPFATASGPEILEGVNYASGGAGIRNETGQFAGDRISMDRQLENHKTTVSRIVKMLGNRESAMDYLSKCIYAVAIGSNDYFNNYFIPVVYPTHFRFTPSQYATVLRRQFSQQLKTLHKYGARKVAVHGLDMPRCTLFRLSICAINEASCMAYITNAITLWNDELKPMVAGLSRSLPDANFIFINFTGITTSIVNSQGFNEDINFPCCQVYGAGNIIPLNCKSNGNVCSNRSQYAFFDAVHPTEALYELQTRRTYRAQSPTDSYPFDIEHLVQL, from the exons ATGGCGTGCTCACGCAAGATATCATCATGGAAGCTGCTGATTGTTTTCTTCCTGGCATCAAACTCGCAACATGATTTATATTATGCCGACGCAAAGCCACAAGTACCATGTTTCTTCATATTTGGGGACTCCATAGCTGATAATGGGAATAACAACAACCTCAATACAACTATAAAAGTCAAGTATCTACCTTATGGGATTGATTTCCCTGGGGGGGTGACGGGAAGATTTACCAATG CTGAGTCTATGGGTTTTGACCACTACATCCCACCATTCGCCACAGCCAGCGGTCCGGAAATACTTGAAGGCGTCAATTATGCATCTGGTGGAGCGGGGATCCGAAATGAAACGGGACAATTTGCG GGAGATCGGATAAGCATGGATAGACAGTTGGAAAATCACAAAACTACAGTGTCCCGCATCGTCAAAATGTTGGGAAATCGAGAATCAGCCATGGATTACCTAAGCAAATGCATATATGCTGTTGCAATAGGCAGCAACGACTACTTCAATAACTACTTCATTCCAGTTGTCTACCCTACTCATTTCCGATTTACCCCATCTCAATATGCCACAGTTCTCCGTCGACAATTTTCTCAGCAATTAAAG ACCTTGCACAAGTACGGGGCAAGGAAAGTAGCCGTTCATGGACTGGATATGCCACGTTGTACTTTGTTCAGACTGTCTATTTGTGCGATTAATGAGGCTTCATGCATGGCCTATATCACCAATGCAATCACACTTTGGAACGATGAGCTTAAACCAATGGTGGCCGGCCTCAGTCGCAGTCTACCCGATGCTAATTTTATCTTCATAAACTTTACTGGAATTACGACAAGCATCGTTAATTCTCAAG gTTTCAATGAGGATATAAATTTTCCTTGCTGTCAAGTGTATGGAGCCGGTAATATTATCCCTTTGAATTGCAAAAGCAATGGGAATGTGTGCAGTAACAGGAGCCAATATGCATTCTTTGATGCCGTCCATCCTACTGAGGCCCTTTACGAGTTGCAAACGAGAAGAACATACAGAGCTCAGTCTCCAACCGATTCTTATCCATTCGATATTGAACACCTTGTCCAGCTTTAA